A window from Malassezia japonica chromosome 1, complete sequence encodes these proteins:
- a CDS encoding uncharacterized protein (EggNog:ENOG503PKF9), whose product MDIYDEFSARYRPEAIVSPPTNPAALVQDSVQGRGVPLTRPRPGPVPVPVRPGDVVQQAQGNYLPKYTKASPSRMQQPVFDPMFSPSASAHTSPRKTAREEHDERVLSAVKRFDALAMPDDDERPESPTPKAYMQSPPLAPEEEDSSDMLTPVQEAVYAQFSGADLDDHECMPDIQAAFVSVAMLASAQVPGGPKAQCSVYFGADHPDNKVELLDTKELTPATAKRTPLTAAAVVRRAELNGVIRALRLLLLQPLRRKCVHVCVSSAYVAKAWGTWIPDWETNGWPGDEPEARPGSRTMLRQNSSSQGSRVHTPNGTYLDTDNSPVQRSPLSRSPRNDPYLDDRSEIRSMQAQRAVPSLRGAELLSTPKRSALRTPRHPAESESSSAESPLAPESASPNSSSRSRKRRLVDEDLLKELAALRAQHAEADYRGGARIHLYLIERTHNPAAIALHDTPTMQRIQRPSSRSSVRSNTTPLRPRRSEPNLAQHARSPAESVRSPAMESVKSPALDAPRSRSRGSARGDASPLPKARSPIWQALPPGATFGTPVYSEHSPNSPAADRFERPESVQGRARRPRRRQGSVQAGDAQEPKADAAAAPSALPAAQAQAQAPPQAPAQAPSAASESSDSSEPKALTMEALQEHNRRTGTGKSSRFPGRRAMSTKSGARSESGFSIISRLTSKMFRKHDAAGNATTMPTEQVSEQATPVVPAPQIPDAPTPRAAPASVPVMQPAPQVYTSPRPSAHVAAPDATKAPAAAPQAPVRPNDNALGIVLKNTPDTSRAPSVLAEAPSPRPSEAPSTRPVRRRMPRSAPSSTSHPDLRKSAQAQAAPALPTEFTWDAPVPATRSPRVAAPRVASPAHMSRGTAWLASEAQFAPTPVHPADRVRRAPEPVDDGFGSSAALPNSSPYARRTARHGATSYSARGAQFVADSASESE is encoded by the coding sequence ATGGATATATACGACGAGTTCAGTGCGCGGTACCGACCCGAGGCGATCgtgtcgccgccgacgaaCCCCGCAGCGCTCGTCCAGGACTCGGTCCAGGGCCGAGGCGTGCCGTTgacgcgcccgcgcccagggccggtgccggtgccggtgcgcccggGCGACGttgtgcagcaggcgcagggaAACTATCTGCCCAAGTATACCAAGgcatcgccgagccgcATGCAGCAGCCGGTGTTTGACCCGATGTTTtcaccgagcgcaagcgcgcaTACCTCGCCACGCAAGACAGCGCGCGaagagcacgacgagcgtgtgctGTCGGCGGTGAAGCGCTTCGACGCGCTTGCAAtgccggacgacgacgagcgcccggAATCGCCGACGCCCAAGGCGTACATGCAGAGTCCTCCGCTCGCGCCAGAGGAAGAAGATTCGAGTGACATGCTGACCCCCGTGCAAGAGGCGGTCTATGCACAGTTCTCCGGcgcggacctcgacgaccacGAATGTATGCCCGACATTCAGGCTGCCTTTGTCTCGGTCGCGATGCTCGCTAGTGCGCAGGTGCCGGGCGGACCGAAAGCACAGTGCTCCGTGTACTTTGGCGCAGACCACCCCGATAACAAGGTCGAGCTACTCGACACAAAAGAGCTTACGCCGGCCACCGCGaaacgcacgccgctcacgGCTGCCGCGGTGGTACGCCGTGCAGAGCTGAATGGCGTGATCCGTGCACTGCGTCTTCTCCTCCTAcagccgctgcgccgcaagtGCGTGCACGTATGTGTGAGCagcgcgtacgtcgccaAGGCATGGGGGACATGGATCCCCGACTGGGAGACGAATGGATGGCcgggcgacgagcccgaAGCGCGGCCCGGGTCGCGCACCATGCTGCGCCAGAACTCGAGCTCGCAGGGCTCGCGCGTGCACACGCCCAATGGCACGTACCTCGACACGGACAACTCGCCGGTGCAGCGCTCGCCACTCTCGCGTTCGCCACGCAATGACCCCTACCTCGACGACCGCTCGGAAATCCGGAGcatgcaggcgcagcgtgcggtgcCGTCGCTCCGCGGCGCCGAACTCCTGAGCACGCCCAAGCGCTCGGCCCTCCGCACGCCCCGCCACCCTGCCGAGAGCGAGTCTTCTTCCGCAGAGAGCCCGCTCGCGCCAGAGTCGGCGTCGCCAAACagctcgagccgctcgcgcaagcgccgccttgtcgacgaggacctgctCAAGGAGCTCGCAGCGCTCCGCGCACAacacgccgaggccgactaccgcggcggcgcgcgtatCCATCTCTACTTGATTGAGCGCACACACAACCCGGCGGCCATCGCACTGCATGACACGCCGACGATGCAGCGCATTCAGCGCCcttcgtcgcgctcgtccgtTCGTTCCAAcacgacgccgctgcgtccCCGCCGCTCGGAGCCgaacctcgcgcagcatgcGCGCTCCCCGGCagagagcgtgcgctcccCGGCGATGGAGAGCGTGAagtcgcccgcgctcgatgcgccccgcagccgcagccgtgggtcggcgcgcggcgatgcgtcGCCACTGCCAAaagcacgctcgccgatctggcaggcgctgccgcccggcgcgacATTCGGCACGCCGGTCTACTCGGAGCACTCGCCGAACTCGCCGGCAGCCGACCGCTTCGAGCGGCCCGAGTCTGTGCAagggcgcgcgcgccgtcctcgtcggcgccagGGGTCGGTGCAGGCCGGCGATGCGCAAGAGCCCAAggcggacgccgcggccgcgccgtcaGCACTGcccgcagcgcaagcgcaagcgcaagcaccACCGCAAgcacctgcgcaagcgccgtcTGCGGCGTCCGAGTCCTCCGACTCCTCCGAACCAAAAGCGCTTACGAtggaggcgctgcaggagcaCAACCGCCGCACCGGCACGGGCAAGTCGTCGCGCTTCCCCGGCCGCCGTGCAATGAGCACCAAGTCTGGCGCACGTTCCGAGAGCGGCTTCTCGATCATTTCGCGCCTCACCTCGAAAATGTTCCGCAagcacgacgcggccggcAATGCGACGACGATGCCAACCGAGCAAGTGTCGGAACAAGCTACGCCGGTCGTGCCTGCTCCCCAGATCCCCGatgcgccgacgccgcgcgcggcgcccgcctcggtgcCCGTCATGCAGCCTGCGCCCCAAGTGTATACCTCTCCCCGCCCTTCTGCGCATGTTGCGGCGCCCGATGCGACCAAGGCCcccgctgcggcgccccaagcgccggtgcgccccAACGACAATGCGCTCGGGATTGTGCTAAAGAACACGCCCGAcacgtcgcgtgcgccgtcCGTGCTCGCCGAAGCACCGAGCCCCCGCcccagcgaggcgccgagcacgcgcccCGTCCGCCGGCGCATGCCGCGGTCTGCGCCCTCCTCGACGTCGCACCCTGATCTGCGCAAGAGTGCCCAAGCCCaggccgcgcctgcgctcccCACCGAGTTTACGTGGGATGCCCCCgtgccggcgacgcggtcgccacgcgtcgccgcgccgcgtgtcGCCTCGCCCGCCCACATGTCGCGCGGCACCGCGTGgctcgcgagcgaggcgcagtttgcgccgacgccggtgcATCCTGCCGACCGAgtccgccgcgcgcccgagcctGTGGACGACGGATTCgggagctcggcggcgctgcccaaCTCTTCGCcgtacgcgcgccgcaccgcgcggcacggcgcgacgtcgtactctgcccgcggcgcccagTTCGTAGCGGATTCCGCGTCCGAGTCTGAGTAG
- the NdufA8 gene encoding ndufa8, NADH-ubiquinone oxidoreductase complex I 19kd subunit (EggNog:ENOG503P1YB; COG:C) — MATHREAKNPSFAYVEPMPWPKDVPKVDEVGTTSAPLKSVSFFMGQFCKDYNEDFMLCKAENRDPEHCLKEGRRVTRCAQDLINRLNDKCASEWEAHWKCLEMNNQEFMPCRKQERPLNKCVLDQLNLVKSIPGSPAGKPQIHEKTNPVVSRLQK; from the exons ATGGCGACGCACCGTGAGGCCAAGAACCCCAGCTTTGCGTATGTCGAGCCCATGCCCTGGCCGAAGGACGTGCCCAAGGTCGATGAGGTGGGCACGACTTCCGCGCCGCTTAAGTCGGTGAGCTTTTTCATGGGCCAGTTCTGCAAAGACTACAACGAAGACTTTATGCTTTGCAAGGCAGAGAACCGTGACCCCGAGCACTGCCTGAAGGAGGGCCGAAGAGTGACGCGCTGTGCGCAGGACCT CATCAACAGGCTCAACGACAAGTGCGCGAGCGAGTGGGAGGCGCACTGGAAGTGCCTCGAGATGAACAACCAGGAGTTTATGCCCTGCCGGAAACAGGAGCGCCCGCTGAACAAGTGtgtgctcgaccagctcaaCCTCGTCAAGTCGATCCCCGGCTCGCCTGCCGGCAAGCCCCAGATCCACGAGAAGACGAACCCGGTGGTGTCGCGCCTCCAGAAGTAG
- a CDS encoding uncharacterized protein (EggNog:ENOG503NX06; COG:O) — protein MGARQSSEVAQDADVFVDYYELLEVDQNESAEVIRKAYRKLALRLHPDKNPGNELEANKKFNKLQEAYEVLSDETERAWYDQNRDRLIHGMEEDVEEDVDAKFRFFRSGGAAPKATSSAPGVGVAHLLRFYSPSIAKDLSDSESSFYGTYRRLFALIAEEDRVAAPYPGEEHENDFADPDRDDAYWYVGFGHPNTPYVDESGRRDVRQFYQFWTNFSSRKNFAWKDKYDLRDAQDRRVKRLMEKDNKRARDAARREYNDAIRALAVFIRRRDPRFKAYQAKQADNAPLAAEEEKRRKAEAAKRQEAKRQEAASFQAQSWQMAAEPQAEWASDFSSGESYDSDAPPSVGSDEELEEEGLDCVACNKRFQTQAAWENHERSKKHKKEVQRLQREMLEEDELLGDALAEDTASLALDEPQSDEEVAAPRKKDKKKKKMEKKMRAALGEDEEPAAKVAARKAAEEKAAKADAAAKALAEKLPHLAELPRFPTPPEGSFDIFGYGSLIFKPPPHAIGYTPGFIRGFARRFAQHSEDHRGTPERPGRVVTLVKSEDWRKLPDADEAPEGDIVWGISYTIDPAHATEVRAYLDHREKNGYTAMQAPIWGVASDVEASASSEDQVLIPEALVYVGLPDNKAFVGAEPLDALAERIYTCEGPSGRNDEYLLRLAEAVRLLTPHSVDHHLFTLEEKVLALKAAGEAEQAKKKKRSKRSGDGGPEKCNVCHSGFQSRSKLFAHIRETGHAAAESMSRRKKK, from the coding sequence atGGGAGCGCGGCAGTCGAGTGAGgtggcgcaggacgccgaTGTGTTTGTGGACTACTATGAGCTGTTGGAAGTCGACCAGAATGAATCTGCAGAAGTGATTCGCAAAGCGTACCGTaagcttgcgctgcgcctaCACCCCGACAAGAATCCCGGCAATGAGCTGGAGGCGAACAAGAAGTTTAACAAGCTCCAAGAAGCGTACGAGGTCCTGTCCGACGAGACGGAGCGTGCATGGTACGACCAGAATCGCGACCGCCTGATCCATGGCATGGAGGAGGATGTCGAAGAGGACGTGGATGCCAAGTTCCGCTTCTTCCGCtccggcggtgcggcgccgaaagcgacgtcgtccgcgcccggcgtcggcgtcgcgcacctgctGCGTTTCTACTCGCCGTCAATCGCCAAGGACCTCAGCGACTCGGAATCGTCGTTCTACGGAACCTACcggcgcctctttgcgTTGATCGCCGAAGAggaccgcgtcgctgcgccctATCCTGGCGAAGAGCACGAAAACGACTTTGCGGATCCGGACCGGGACGATGCGTACTGGTACGTCGGTTTCGGTCATCCGAACACGCCGTACGTGGATGAGAgcggtcgccgcgacgtgcgccagTTCTACCAGTTCTGGACGAACTTTTCGAGCCGCAAAAACTTTGCGTGGAAAGACAAGTACGACCTGCGCGATGCACAGGACCGCCGCGTGAAGCGCCTGATGGAGAAAGACAAcaagcgtgcgcgcgatgctgcacggcgcgagTACAACGACGCCATCCGTGCGCTGGCTGTCTTtatccgccgccgcgacccCCGATTCAAGGCGTACCAGGCGAAGCAGGCCGACAACGCCCCTCTGGCTGCCGAAGAAGAaaagcggcgcaaggccgaggcggccaagCGCCAGGAAGCCAAGCGCCAGGAGGCGGCCTCGTTCCAGGCGCAGAGCTGGCAGATGGCGGCCGAGCCCCAGGCGGAGTGGGCGTCTGACTTTAGCAGCGGCGAGTCGTAcgacagcgacgcgccgccgagcgtcggtagcgacgaggagctggaaGAAGAAGGCCTGGACTGTGTCGCGTGCAACAAGCGGTTCCAGACGCAGGCTGCGTGGGAGAACCACGAGCGGAGCAAGAAGCACAAGAAGGAAGtgcagcgtctgcagcgcgagatgctcgaggaggacgagctgctaGGCGACGCACTCGCGGAGGACACTGcgtcgctggcgctcgacgagccccAGAGCGACGAAGAAGTTGCGGCGCCCCGCAAGAAAGACAAGAAGAAGAAAAAGATGGAGAAGAAGATGCGTGCggccctcggcgaggacgaggaacCCGCTGCGAAGGTCGCCGCACGCAAAGCGGCCGAGGAAAAGGCTGCCAAGGCCGACGCTGCTGCCAAGGCCCTTGCCGAGAAGCtgccgcacctcgccgagttGCCGCGCTTCCCCACGCCGCCCGAAGGCTCGTTCGACATCTTTGGGTACGGCTCACTGATCTTtaagccgccgccgcatgcTATCGGCTATACCCCCGGTTTTATCCGCGgctttgcgcgccgctttgCGCAGCACTCGGAGGACCaccgcggcacgcccgagcgcccAGGGCGTGTCGTGACGCTGGTCAAGTCCGAGGACTGGCGCAAGCTGCCcgatgccgacgaggcccCCGAAGGCGATATTGTGTGGGGCATCAGCTATACCATTGAtcctgcgcacgcgacaGAAGTGCGTGCGTACCTCGACCACCGCGAAAAGAACGGCTACACGGCGATGCAGGCGCCGATCTGGGGCGTGGCGTCCGACGTAGaagcgagcgcctcgtccgaggaCCAGGTGCTGAtccccgaggcgctcgtgtATGTCGGCCTGCCCGACAATAAGGCGTTTGTgggcgccgagccgctcgatgcattggccgagcgcatctATACCTGCGAGGGCCCCAGCGGGCGGAACGACGAGTACCTGCTACGCCTCGCTGAGGCCGTGCGTCTCCTCACGCCGCACAGCGTCGACCACCATCTCTTTACGCTGGAAGAAAAGGTGCTCGCCCTAaaggccgccggcgaggccgagcaaGCCAAGAAAAAGAAGCGCTCcaagcgcagcggcgacggcggcccCGAAAAGTGCAACGTGTGCCACAGCGGCTTCCAGTCGCGCTCCAAGCTCTTTGCGCATATCCGCGAGACGGGCCACGCGGCTGCCGAGTCAATGTCCCGCCGGAAAAAGAAGTAG
- a CDS encoding uncharacterized protein (EggNog:ENOG503NXXF; COG:S; BUSCO:EOG09263VOP) → MEAARRSAQQQLCLAYNARLVPNSPLFPWPDARRLLAAQEGLDEALFGDVQGAEATEEYDRAFLKHLVARTERAISNASEDDEAYLGVPRQDWAVNEALLERYVELVSLPQNVTVCGLPVPKAIYMRHYFPVPNAPAHPVFGPCDAVTLREEGVAISMGTTGLKTWEASFRLGAHIVQEQEQWCRDGERIVELGSGAGFLGMLCARLLQQHHTQAELYLTDVAGNVMDRLRETAQINDMHANPHVHLEALNWLDVADAASDAAALLREANATRVIAADVVYDPALVGPLTDALRAALLGDGHHTDAKPFALVSSTVRNPTTYQSFLDALHERGMQWHTVDPGTPAWPQQDREPLPLFPSAHDPELGGKVSIVHIQLVAQ, encoded by the exons ATGgaagcagcgcggcgatcggcgcagcagcagctgtGCTTGGCATACAATGCACGGCTCGTGCCCAACTCGCCGTTGTTTCCGTGGCCAGATGCACGGCGGCTGTTGGCTGCACAGGAAGGACTAGACGAGGCGCTGTTTGGAGACGTGCAAGGAGCAGAGGCCACCGAAGAGTACGACCGTGCGTTTCTcaagcacctcgtcgcgcgcacggagcgcgcgATTAGCAACGCAtccgaggacgacgaggcgtacCTCGGCGTCCCGCGGCAGGACTGGGCGGtgaacgaggcgctgctggagcgATACGTCGAACTCGTCTCGCTCCCACAGAATGTAAC CGTCTGCGGGCTGCCGGTGCCGAAAGCGATCTATATGCGCCACTACTTTCCGGTGCCGAATGCGCCCGCGCATCCTGTCTTCGGTCCTTGCGATGCGGTGACGCTGCGTGAAGAGGGCGTAGCCATTTCTATGGGCACGACCGGGCTCAAGACATGGGAGGCGAGCTTCCGTCTCGGTGCGCATATCGTccaggagcaggagcagtGGTGCCGGGATGGCGAGCggatcgtcgagctcggaaGCGGTGCTGGATTCCTCGGCATGCTGTGTGCCCGCCTTCTCCAGCAGCACCACACGCAAGCAGAGCTGTACCTCACGGATGTCGCAGGAAACGTCATggaccgcctgcgcgagacAGCGCAGATCA ATGATATGCATGCGAATCCCCACGTGCATCTCGAAGCACTCAACTGGCTCGACGTGGCCGATGCGGCGTCGGATGCAGCTGCGCTCTTGCGCGAAGCGAATGCGACACGCGTCATTGCAGCGGACGTCGTATACGACCCAGCGCTGGTCGGACCCCTTACGGATGCCTtgcgcgcagcgctgcTGGGAGATGGCCATCACACCGATGCAAAGCCGTTTGCGCTCGTCTCGAGCACGGTCCGCAATCCGACGACCTACCAGTCGTTTCTGGATGCCCTCCACGAGCGGGGCATGCAGTGGCACACGGTCGAtcccggcacgccggcctGGCCGCAGCAGGACAGAgagccgctgccgctctTCCCGTCAGCACACGATCCCGAGCTGGGCGGAAAGGTGTCCATTGTCCATAtccagctcgtcgctcaGTGA
- a CDS encoding uncharacterized protein (EggNog:ENOG503NW40; COG:P; TransMembrane:8 (i185-207o219-238i306-328o348-366i373-395o407-431i443-462o474-492i)), translating to MSATPEKKVDEFGDSYKRSQNEVLFNTREAVLKEAGEHSVNVRLANPLLGLPFEKIDADVSDFAATHGLEEYREVLLKGALCAQAQASGDYESITLLTEEDRAALRHEKEHRWSQPFTLYWLAICCSVAAAVQGADESVINGALLFFPVQFGIGCSKGSNDPLCTPDKIERDQWLGVTNSWRHMFIARLVLGLGIGPKSATVPMFAAEVPHITGLNWRLMMGSAAIPALFVMVQVMFCPESPRWLMKKGKYQQAMQSFLRLRNTPLLAARDLYFAHCMLQEEEKIRRSKGPFPFLELFTVPRNLRATIGATIVMFGQQFCGVNVIAYYSSSIIKNVANASDINALLGSWGFGMLNFLFAIPAWYTIDTFGRRNLLLVTLPFMAIFLLITGFAFWIPSEQTDAKLGVVLMGIYAYACFYSPGFGPVPFTYAAEAFPLYIRELGMTYSTVVLWFFNSVLAITWFRMEEVFKPQGAFGWYAAWCVILWILTFFLLPETKALTLEELDIVFSVPTKKHASYQFRQIPYYIKRNILFQKGAKKEQLYTLEDSVNRA from the exons ATGTCGGCTACTCCGGAAAAAAAAGTGGATGAATTTGGTGACAGCTACAAGCGCAGCCAAAATGAAGTTCTGTTCAACACTAGGGAGGCCGTTCTGAAGGAGGCTGGCGAG CACTCGGTCAACGTCCGCCTTGCCAACCCCCTCTTGGGTCTTCCTTTTGAAAAGATTGATGCGGATGTGTCCGACTTTGCTGCTACGCATGGCCTCGAAGAATACCGCGAAGTCCTGCTCAAGggcgcgctgtgcgccCAGGCGCAGGCCTCGGGCGACTACGAGTCGATTACGCTCCTCACCGAGGAGGACCGTGCCGCTCTGCGCCACGAGAAGGAGCACCGCTGGTCGCAGCCCTTCACGCTCTACTGGCTCGCGATCTGCTGCAGTGTCGCTGCTGCCGTACAGGGTGCCGACGAGTCGGTCATCAACGGTGCGCTGCTCTTCTTCCCGGTTCAGTTTGGTATTGGCTGTTCCAAGGGCAGCAATGATCCACTCTGCACCCCTGATAAAATCGAGCGTGACCAGTGGCTC GGTGTTACCAACTCGTGGAGACACATGTTCATTGCTCGTCTTGTTCTCGGTCTTGGTATCGGCCCCAAGTCGGCTACGGTTCCCATGTTTGCGGCTGA GGTTCCTCACATCACTGGTCTGAACTGGCGCCTGATGATGGGAAGTGCTGCTATCCCTGCCCTTTTCGTCATGGTTCAAGTGATGTTCTGCCCCGAGTCGCCCCGTTGGCTCATGAAGAAGGGCAAGTACCAGCAGGCTATGCAGTCGTTCCTGCGCCTTCGCAACACGCCGCTGCTTGCTGCTCGTGACCTCTACTTTGCCCACTGCATGCTGCAGGAGGAGGAGAAGATCCGCCGTTCTAAGGGTCCTTTCCCCTTCTTGGAGCTGTTCACTGTCCCCCGTAACCTGCGTGCCACGATCGGTGCTACGATTGTCATGTTCGGCCAGCAGTTCTGTGGTGTGAATGTCATTGCCTACTACTCGAGCTCCATCATCAAAAATGTGGCTAACGCTTCTGACATCAACGCCCTGCTCGGTAGCTGGGGCTTCGGTATGCTCAACTTCCTCTTTGCCATTCCTGCCTGGTACACGATTGACACGTTCGGTCGCCGCAATCTTCTGCTGGTTACGCTTCCATTCATGGCCATTTTTCTTCTGATTACTGGGTTTGCCTTCTGGATTCCGAGCGAACAGACTGATGCCAAGCTTGGCGTGGTGCTGATGGGCATTTACGCTTACGCTTGCTTCTACTCGCCCGGTTTTGGTCCCGTTCCGTTCACCTACGCAGCCGAGGCCTTCCCCCTCTACATCCGTGAGCTTGGTATGACGTACTCGACGGTCGTACTGTGGTTCTTCAACTCGGTGCTTGCCATTACCTGGTTCCGTATGGAGGAGGTGTTCAAGCCCCAAGGTGCCTTTGGCTGGTACGCCGCTTGGTGTGTAATTCTGTGGATCCTCACCTTCTTCCTTCTCCCCGAGACCAAGGCCCTCACTctggaggagctcgacatTGTGTTCAGTGTGCCGACCAAGAAGCACGCCAGCTACCAATTCCGCCAGATTCCCTACTATATCAAGCGCAACATCCTCTTCCAGAAAGGCGCCAAGAAGGAGCAGCTGTACACCCTGGAGGACAGCGTGAACCGTGCTTAA